DNA from Rhipicephalus microplus isolate Deutch F79 chromosome 5, USDA_Rmic, whole genome shotgun sequence:
GTAGTGTTGAAATTGCTGGTgaagtagatttttttttcagtctgttAAATCAAACGCAAAACTTATGAGATGATGACATAGCCGGCACAATGTTATAGCCACTTTAGGGAGTTGGTCCACCTTTTCTGTTGTTAAGGAGACCAACAACCAATTTTTATGGTGTTATTTTATTTAGCGGAACGAAAAGTTTAGCGGTCAGTGAATATAATCACGGAATGCAAAGGGGAAAATGCCGCGAAACATTCCTAAACAGCATATTTCTATTCACAGCTAATTTCAAGCCGTATACTCACATGTTTCAACCAGTTAAAACAATACTGGTTAATGTATGGTGGTGGCATGATGGTTTGCTACGCATGCGTAGGATCATCGCACATGTGTTGTGGCTTGACTTGGTCAACTGGTGATCGCGACTAAGTCACCGCTTGTCACCATGCAACTTCTTTTAAGCCATGAGCAACCCAGGATTCAGTGGGGCTGGATAACAATATGTATTGTCTAATTTTGATGACTGACGAGCATGACACCATCGGGCTAAGTGATTACGTACAGGAAAGAGGTGGACTTCATACTTCATGCTCCAGCTTCAATTCTTTCCCTCTAGCGTACGCCACAAGACTGTGGTTGCATGTATGTCCTATTAGAAATATAAATCCTACTCTCATTGCTAACAAATTGCAGGAATTTCTGACTCTaatttatcttcttttcatttatacTAGGATTTAATTTAACCTACTGGTCACTTGTCAGTTCCATTACGTGAAGCACTcatcccaggcagcacgccgccgttggaccaatcttggaccaacatcggctaacatcggcaccgacgtcgggccgacgtcggaagtgcaacttcttccaatgtcgggccgacgttcaagccaatgatgggccgacgttttgccgatgttttagccagtatgcaaccaacattgggccgacgaaggcccatcgtattgccgacaaagctgccaatgttcggccaacattgggccatatttcagccaatcacatgccatttttacgccgatgtttgctgcacgacgaatattggctacggatgtacgaccgacattggaccaatccagggccacattgcagccaatcaaatgccgttattacaccgatgtttcctgcacgacgaatattggctactgattggcttgccattatgtaacgattattagtagggaatttttcttaccggaagatttaaacaatatgcctcgatgacccgctcttgtagctttgcagccctgtatacttggggcaacagaaaattgaatgccgagaactgaaagcagttactcgatctatttcatcttttatacctcattccctttgctaacactagaagtgtagtttatttttttaccaatttatcttttgcaatagcgagtgctttatttggtactggtatttggtacagcagatcgaaaaaagtcgttaggaagtaaatgttgaaagcgtatgtcccccacttgcaatccccacatatttcccccacatggtaatcgagaatattcatagtttagagcttttttttgtaactaaaacatggtgatggtgcttccgaatcagcataagctagccgaacagtgcaccaccgacagtctgcagactatttattctttgtttttttttatttatttggtacaacaaaaaatgtatacattgaaaaatatatatacacaactaaaaaaggcccgctctactgcaggtcaggttgcgtcgggggcacagtgacagtggtgctgtcaaggccctggctgctgtggctgggcaggaagccagctgccgtgagcagccgataatctgcactctgagagtggggatcatcgggctgctccacaacaaatgcttctctgaagcgccgcttcctgcccccacagcgatcaccagaccctggcagccacctcttaataaagttgagggcctccgcctggtcgcaccctgctttttggcagatgacatctgcatacaagaacagaaataccatagtacacatgaagcactgcagtacagagaatacacaagggtacacacacataaaacaatgaacaagtctaacctgtcactaatctacagagcctcaggttcacaaaggcccttttcccttttctgccatgaaggctgtacagcacttgcacatcatgtgccaatacagccttcatggcattcacaccaatttctcggaggccacgtcccccaatctgcaggaggtgcttgcgctgtaaaaaaatgcaagaagcatagatggggtaaacgcaacagcacatcgaaatgttttcatgataaaaatctacaagaagaggacactgaaaacaacaacttgaatttttgggcatcacaacatttcattgtttttttacgctaacttcaactcacttgacctaaaatggtttccacatcagccctctcacactcagtgtgagaacctttcagagtccttctctgatatgcagtttcgctgttatgaaatcaaatacactcagtgtgagaacctttcagagtccttctctgatatgcagtttcgctgttatgaaatcaaatacaacactgttataacccttaataaatattgattctagctatgaaatagtataattactttgtacagtgctcaaattccaatacacgtttcttcgaggttacaatgtctttgcctgaatgttgaccaggagtagcttctacaggtgaaaaacgataaaatatgtggaaatcaaaaagaagcttgggcatgtttttaatcaatgcattgtaagcagagcacaacaagataaatgaacatgatcaaggcgtactaagaggcaacctttgagcgaccaaatcttggtcatagatgaaactgatagaaaaataaaggtcgcactagatggtcgcaccatttgctgtttatatttttctgtgatagccaacaaagaggcatgtcgctatagaaatctcatcacaataaacaaaggtgcagttttcttcacactgcgaaattgggtgcatgttagatttttaaaaaaagtaagaagtcggctaacacaaggcagggtgaactgtagctcaaagtagagagagccgcagcggacacgaaatagggtgataaatgaacaaaattactgaaggtctgttttaagcaggctattgctagtcactgcccatcaatcacacgatgccgcctacatcgtctgctagcttaggacagttcactcggacttcacagactatagtaaatacagtcgaatctcattaattccaacacacttaattcgaactgacgctgtggtcctatcaaagctataccgcgctccgaaaatgctctcagcaccccgcccaatcctgcggtggcacttcagacacctcatcgctgtgcttgaagaagaaaatgaagaaaaggaaagaaaagactgcggtggaatgtttgccaaatgccaatctgcgacattcctgtgccccgcttcggctttttccgtccctgccacatagagacccttctcctcttaacactgcgcatgaagagaaagagggaaaaaaagctgtcgcagagagttggctctctcatgccgatctgcaacacgccggtgtcacgcttccctgtttttcgttcctgctatgtagagactcttctcctttcaacaccgcgcttgaagagagaaaaaaaaaagctgccgcggagtgtttctctctcgaatgccgatctgcttttctccaggtggagacgctcctccattctcatcatgtgctggccacgctccggctgcagcgcagatggtaacagtggaaacacagttgtcttcgaagagtgtcagcactggaaaTTGCcgtgcgcaacttcttttgccaggagaatactgaagccgaagtacaaatgctttgcaaactgcacgcaaaacttgttgactcgttgcaaggccaacgtgtacagacacgtattgactactttaattaatgacggatgtcctgtaatttgtgaataaaacttctccatgcacatgcatcactacatggtgagccctccgctcgtttaccgtatttactctattctatcgcgccctcgattgtaacgcgcgcccggttttagacaaaaaaaaaaaaaaaaaactaagacatcggttgcaacgcgctcccttttttctcgttggcccgcttgatcacaccactcgcgaaaacgactctttttgagagcgtctttcgtttaaatatgaagtacgggggaagcttatgcctatctgacgtgcaacagagcattgctgtcactctagttttaccgtggcccgatgtcagtacacaaacttacttcgcccccttctcctagacggttgtggtgccaggcatgtcgaagtaaagaggcgtgtgatcggcattcccgatttgcccaagcaggtagccgttgttgtgccgcaagtttaggaggaacctctgaagactctgaagcttttcttcgtactcctccagcaacttccggcatatgcccgttcgccttcggagggaaaagccttttctcttcataaagttcgttagccagcacctgctcactttaaaatggctctgcattagccctttttctaaggctaactgcatagcctgcacttggagcagttctgtcgtcacgggccgctgtgccgctcactgcttaatctcatactcgccgagcagctcttcaatttgtggaaaccgaccctgctgtggtccactgaagcctttgcgtgaatctttgctgtcgacaatattctgcttttgtttccgccagtcccgcacgcacgtttcgggaactccgaatgaccgcgatgcggcccgatttctgtccgttccggcacacgcgacgacttttattttagaagcagcattgtagtgcactcgtcgagtttttggagtcggccctaccatgccgtcgatgctaatgtactacaagatgacgaactcctcagcacacgtatgaagtgccgcgcatgggaaacacataggcagaaatgaccgacgcgccatgccgacgcacgtagggggcggccattttgtaagtggcgatggcaatagaatgaccatattcatttttttttcgtactcgattctaatgcacatgcgatttatgaactctcttaacctgaaaaaatgtgcgtgttagattcaagtaattacggtaactttcattattttgaacttcttttaatttgaacaaattttctggcctctttgagcacgaattattcatattcgactgtagtacagtggctcatgagataacctgacaagtttgtttcccgaaacacagtatcttaaagcagtactaaatttctgcatgttacataggcatattaaaaatcaagaaatatacaccaaagccgcagccacagctttactctgcacagctgcctctgctgcctccacttctccaattgtaccagcaggcagccggggaaggtcagaggggcgctgtgctggctgggcgtgctgaggcacggacaagaggcgtaccttgtgcttcagctgtcgcacctcctgcagaacctctctttgttgctgccggatgccaagttggatccgcaggatccgtagcaatagagctgaaacatacaagagtacataccatatttactcacacaatttgcatcctcacataatttgctcaccagtataattagccagcctgctttactacaagaaactttttgctcgcatactttgccctccccaaccagcctgagccaccttgccagcacacacacagacacatttgacttcatgatgctctggtcaggcacatctcttgtcgagcaggcgagtgcagtcttacacaaaatggactgagtgcaaggtcccttcttccatgaacttttatgctttccctagaatatcgaacttgaaaactgaaacctgtttatgtgcagtccgaaatgcctaaaggtttgcctcctatcttcccacctcttccacggcaagaatgtattcccgagacacagcacagatgttgaacccgtgcaaggacctgtcacatcaactagatgaggcaaattttcgcactcatttttttttcggttttgccatctggccattgcgtttttaccgttccttgtgataggctacaataattatatacgaggcagattgctgttataaagcttaccgaagaaaactgaaaccgtgctaccgctaagcacatcagcgtggagttcttcgacatgcaatattcagtatggaagccagcagaagagtgcgttgaataagacttagcatagaagcttgggtgtgttggttagatatcggagggaacacaacgcaatagaagactgggacaaggaatggacacacacacacatgaagggcgacacacacagcactgtgttggcatcgcgcttccttgtctgcatcttactttacgttgggttcccgacaaatattggagagtacttatgttctctggtataaccctgtcgtgggaactggtttttgtgagcactgttcggaagaacttcaagaaaatgggggcatttgaacaggcttagcaaacaaatgacaatccgctttgagacagctgtgacagcgcctgcaacatatattcccagttgagcttttaggccagcgattcctactagcttcgcacatgaccggattgacaaaaaagtacacataatacgcgagtatataccgcatttgactctgtagctttgatgaaccaagcagatacacaaatttatccaaaactccattgattctgttgcaaaattattcaacaaacaaattgcgatgttatccatgttactatacgattgtggcactttaccattgcagctttccaggaggcacacatagtgcagcgttagttcaccactcgcagttaattgtatgcagtaggttgctcacagcaactgactgcatgcaatggtgaacatcttgcatgcttgcaccgctgtttcagcatgctggctgcttcccatacggctatcaattgatgttcacaaaattgggaagatgaagaaagactacacagtgccctctggccaccctatactccaaacctccagccaacaaacaaacaaaagaaacagaagtatgcaaatgaatattattcctaatgcagctggaatggagtgtagttttcaccaattctctgtgttaagtcaatatggagtgagttaactccataaagtagcttttctcataacagtgttcactctattgtaacacaaggagtgacttcatagcatctagaaggcaaaatagaatcttcagtatttgatagaaatgtgaggctctaccttaaaacaacaataatctggaaaaagaactcattacattcgaaaaaaaaaggtagcacagttgatcccctttacaagagacactgatgtaacagacaaacggggataagaggcaccagtgtgcaggctgacatttggcccttcatgcatcaggcactccgtagatgtgcCTGTGCAGctgggagccctgcagtcaagcatgctgagcaagactgttgaccactgtacaatgacacattgccacaaaatttcaaaacttcgtttcacagacttctgcaaaagcttcttacactcttgcataatttttgcacaagcttctctcattcttgcgtgattttcgtcagaacatataagtgttggaagttgtatgtccccaaaaacttgcacaatacaaatagcatacattaaagtctatcacttaatacgtgcatagtgtaacaatgaaaggaaactcacgcatggtttgctccgagccttccccgtgcggtgcctccttgagccttggagagcactgtacagctagagcaaagtagcatcaatccagtgttaatggcaggttaacaagacaacaaaactaacccccatattcataaatgcTCCccaactcgactttcacccttcacttgacagagttgagcactgtgccgctgctcgtttgaaagcgacgctgcgctactcgagaatcacagcagattattgctgacatgcagcaattttctctgcttagagacggcgctcccatcagccatctcaagcgaaggtgaagcgttgagtggagggacgttctagaatacgggggtaagattggttgcaagaacactacaatagacacacttaatttttacacttcatctatattgtacagctacacacattctgcatccttataatgcaacatatacatacaggcttataaagtaaacactgtaggctgctcaaaaaacacctacacaaaaaaattacccaaaagtggccatgcgcaaagtacttttatttgaaactcacaaaacttttgcggtgatggagaataaataggACAGGTTAcacttggaggcacatgagaccttcgcagctttcataaagtacaaaaaacaatatggtatgtgtgtgtgtatgtacacatgaagcttcagcctttacatacggtttcttgaaagaatcgactatgaattttatggcacctgtgtccttcagcgcaattgaaagcctgctgatcagtgtgtgcaattgtggaatagttacatagaaaatggcgtgaaacacctaaaatcaaatttttctagctaggaaatatgcagctgtgtatacacaacacatgctgcaaacaatgggaggtgaccacaagagtgatttgagtgtaagcggcagtattccgcattcatgcaccccgccattttcaactgttgcccaaaagcagcaccacttcagcgtgctacttttttttttacatcataaacagcacggaatacagcgaggatgaaaacaacatatgcaattaaattttgagcactatttatggtgcgcatgattgattgattgatatgtggggtttaacgtcccaaaaccactatatgattatgatagacgccgtagtggagggctccggaaatttagaccacctggggttctttaacgtgcacctaaatctgagcacacgggcctacaacattcccacctccatcggaaatgcagccgccgcagccgggattcgaacccgcgccctgcgggtcagcagccgagtaccttagccactagaccaccgcggcgaggatggtgcgcatgaaaaaaaaatataggcctttgtacaacgacgaattcataatttgccttcacggaccttctgttaggctgcaccacatacagattttttgtggctttcaaaagagatttgaaaaaaaaaataataaccgtgtttactctcgtcatgagcgcactcactaagtcacactcatttcagtcgccaaaattttgaatttttttttcttccacatattaaacacacaccttatgttcatccgctgaagtcccacgggcttcccccccccccccttgccgccttcgctcgctgccacgtgccattttatttttgtttctatttgttcacggaacgtcccctgtcttttttaattatcccttgtaacatatgtggcattatcttcttcccgaggtgccacaggtgctctgctatgtagatgcaccattaaactagtatttttgatcaactgtgcatttctgatgtttaccttgcaagtacgtaaaactggcatgcttcttgatctacgatacacatgtggcttgtctcactttgaaggaaaagttagcatacaatggtgtgaATGCTTAggatttgaaatattgaggcagcagcacaccggagatgatcatatggtaaagaaagaagtgctgccttattactggcaagttgtcacttatatgtacaaataaattttgcgagctaaaaaaagtacaaaagcacagtgAGGCTATGATGTGagtcaacctgtggattcgcttcatttatcacgccatatgatgaagcttcctttggtaaaactgctcagataagaaaaaaagtttgctgtccaatacagcaactatacaaagtgtgcacgtgcatctcgcagcgccttttcgtcacttccgaaatgcgccaccaacatgcccgggcaccaaccgaatctatcgcctacaactgccatgttgtctcctcgtgcttgcacccgtttagttttgcctcacgatgcaagtttgagaaattatgagctgctagtgaggcaagttgatttagtagtccacgcagagggagcagagcttagggtgtttcttcgctgaaagttataacctgaaattgagaacgcacattccgattttcctaaaagtaccagcgtatttggctggtgcagattaacaaaagctacttgaagaaactttgcaatatttgcatcttcaggtgcaacttcattacgggtaagtgccatagccaagtatttacctgcaaacagatatagcttaccaagatactgtacatacaaacttgtccgcagttaaaatcgtgatggcgaggaaggcggttaaaatcgtgatggcgatcgcggagatttggcattgcattgaaacaaactataaagaatgggaaacaatattagttcactttgaagtatagccgatcggttcaagttgggcgtcagaatttttttttaattagtcaattaactctatacacggtctctatcatgttcagtgactccactgtacattagcgtacaacaaaagcaaaatacaaagtgaaaagtgtgttaaagcatacgcgaaaaataaagtgatgactggcattaccgcggcacacaccacgcaaagtcgctatctgccttgtataatattttcctcgactatttccacaaattgcaatcaaagaggctcaagctcaacatcagcactgtttaaaacacttggggggggggggggggggcattgctactttggtggcgtaggccgtgacaatatattcataatattatatctcttgtaaacttgcctagctctgcacgactagttttcgatgggagcagctgcgcttcgcacatccactcttaaaattgcggctcgagagattttgagctttcacttgtttttgggccaggcaatttgtagtgaaagcaagataataggccttcataggttgtggcgggcagccggtgtacgccgtggctggtatgtgtgtcgcacatcttggttacctggtcttgtatcgagtgaacgagcgaggccttcctaatccaatgagctcgttaaagtaagacaacaaaaaaccacaatgcttccacatcgttcacagcaacagatgacgagcccccaacaaaccgcacttcAGCACGTGagctgccgtaggtacccagggagttacccgggcatggcgggagagggcgacaacggcagaagtgacatcacaagaacactatgtataaaggggacatttaaagacttttttcccatttttaaacttcatGCACtgtctgtcacaatttatagctcagaatagttgtattttgaaaagggcactaattcataagcccaatggttcaaggatgggtgcatttagggggcccattctacgttttacttatgcccttcaagaacttgcttacagggccaaagtcctgtttcagaaagaacacgctagtgcgtggccagcagtccgtcaagcattagtgctggtgagatttggaaatgcagcgcatgagcatcctcatctgctacttttctgctcatgctctcggggcttacttgcgaggcacggtccttcgcacttttcattttcacactgtaaatcaactgataccaactctgccttccattatttaataaaccaatatttcatggtcacgaggacgagcttaaaatgtttgctacatcagacctgaacagcattttgagtcatcgaaagttgctagttgcagcgagcattatccgaaaaatatgatgtgctttacggtgacaacttgcaaaacactgcagcatcgattaaaatcatgcattttttgtgctcacaggaaatccctgaagcaggaggcactgggctagataaattgcgcagctaaaatacggatgcgctttccaatgctgtcatgcgtacaggcggagaaatggcagacaaaactgggcgcaccccgattctatgcgcatgcgtcccattcacaagccttgctgccagttagcaccacatggctcactgtccatgagctcgcttgtttcctgtaacagtggaccatacggtacacctatttaaaaacgaggatagaatgtatataatgcagcgtCTGATGAAGCCATAACGATGTGTTGCtaatgaaatctggaactctagttagtacccttattgttaaccagccgaccaactagcaaaaagatttgcgactgaaatgatggcatctacacctgcccttaaagggacactgaacaaagtttttgccgccgagattttcagccaaagcaaaagattgggccatgaaattcatagacaataataatttcaagcagaaactacgaaaacatactgaacttaatgagccttttacaaaatgccgcgtctagctcttagacacggcgttttctaaaaggtcgcgacatttatttttcaagtttttttttgttattcaagacaaatctacggtgcactgttcacagaaaagaaaattgcctcggtaagatttctttgcgagcagcttactaattttaaggcaggcgcgttgattcgtgaactgaaggatgcgagtgatcgatcttgcctgctagtggctaggcgacaaaggctttacctcatgtcctggtgtagctaagtcacgcaaatgtagcagaaaatgtgcattatcatttatttcacctaaatatcacacgtatgtgacttattgccggtgacaggtgatcaggatgaagtcgacaagttgcaaatctgaacaagaattcactcgaatgaaaaaccaacctatactcacgtgcacggtgaagtcgaacacgtcgtccgtcaatgttgtctctgatgcccgaaggaaaagagaagaggacaagcgacggggtcgtctctttctataaagtcggcggaactgccagaacagccaacacaaaaggcatcgggttgacattcctccatctgctGGGCATCAgccgctccacccgggcatgcagctgct
Protein-coding regions in this window:
- the LOC142817901 gene encoding uncharacterized protein LOC142817901, whose translation is MPLLLRILRIQLGIRQQQREVLQEVRQLKHKRKHLLQIGGRGLREIGVNAMKAVLAHDVQVLYSLHGRKGKRAFVNLRLCRLVTDVICQKAGCDQAEALNFIKRWLPGSGDRCGGRKRRFREAFVVEQPDDPHSQSADYRLLTAAGFLPSHSSQGLDSTTVTVPPTQPDLQ